A window of the Radiobacillus deserti genome harbors these coding sequences:
- a CDS encoding Na(+)/H(+) antiporter subunit B — protein sequence MRIPNDLILRTTTNLIAFILLAFSIYLFLAGHSSPGGGFVGGLMTSAAFVLMYMAYGFETVRKIIPINFRLFIPIGLTVALLTGLGSFVFNQPFLSHTFAYFHLPIFGEKELATALLFDLGVYLTVIGVTMTIILSIAEDRE from the coding sequence ATGAGAATTCCAAATGATTTAATTCTACGAACAACAACGAATTTAATTGCCTTCATTTTGTTGGCATTTTCCATTTATCTTTTTCTTGCTGGACACAGTTCACCTGGAGGTGGGTTTGTTGGTGGTCTTATGACATCTGCAGCATTTGTGCTCATGTATATGGCGTATGGTTTTGAAACAGTGAGAAAAATCATTCCGATTAATTTTCGACTTTTTATCCCTATCGGACTAACGGTTGCTTTATTAACAGGACTTGGATCTTTTGTTTTTAATCAACCATTTTTAAGTCATACATTTGCGTATTTTCACCTTCCAATATTCGGTGAAAAAGAACTTGCAACAGCACTCCTTTTTGATTTAGGGGTGTACCTGACCGTTATTGGCGTAACGATGACAATTATACTATCTATTGCGGAAGACAGAGAATAG
- a CDS encoding YneF family protein, which produces MGTLWVVLIAILALIAGVALGFFIARRYMMNYMKKNPPINEQMLRTLMMQMGQKPSQKKINQMMRAMNNQK; this is translated from the coding sequence ATGGGCACGCTTTGGGTCGTACTTATAGCTATTTTAGCTTTAATTGCTGGTGTAGCGTTAGGATTTTTCATCGCCAGAAGATATATGATGAACTATATGAAAAAGAATCCACCGATTAATGAACAAATGTTACGCACACTTATGATGCAGATGGGGCAAAAACCTTCCCAGAAGAAAATCAATCAAATGATGCGGGCAATGAACAACCAAAAATAA
- a CDS encoding FbpB family small basic protein — translation MSFKKKPIFEELVEENRKQILSDVELLEEIDEKLEQKWESNKS, via the coding sequence TTGTCATTTAAAAAGAAACCCATTTTTGAGGAGCTTGTGGAAGAAAATCGGAAACAAATCTTAAGTGATGTTGAATTGTTAGAAGAAATAGATGAAAAGCTGGAACAGAAGTGGGAAAGCAATAAATCATAA
- a CDS encoding YneB family resolvase-like protein, translating to MNAIIYCRVSTEKEEQEPSLKRQKQELIELARHYQFHIVDIIEERYSGYELEREGIFQMLDLFANQQADVLLIQDETRLGRGNSKIAIFHQLHKLGVKVYSLNHNGEHQLSESDSMVLEIVSVVEEYQRKIHNMKIKRGMKKAMEKGYNPSKNFKDINRSPGRTRSDLPMDEIIRLRNNNLTFEEIAATLRGFGYSVSRATIHRRYREYVSLESQDLKR from the coding sequence ATGAACGCTATAATTTATTGTAGGGTAAGTACCGAGAAAGAAGAGCAGGAACCCTCGCTCAAACGACAAAAACAAGAATTGATAGAATTAGCCAGACACTATCAATTTCATATAGTAGATATTATTGAAGAGAGGTACAGTGGCTATGAGTTGGAGAGAGAAGGAATTTTTCAAATGCTTGATTTATTTGCGAATCAACAAGCAGATGTTCTTCTTATACAGGATGAAACGAGGCTCGGACGGGGAAATTCAAAGATTGCTATTTTTCATCAACTCCACAAACTAGGAGTCAAAGTTTATTCACTGAACCATAATGGTGAGCATCAATTATCAGAATCGGACAGTATGGTTTTAGAAATTGTCAGTGTTGTCGAAGAGTATCAGCGCAAAATTCATAATATGAAAATTAAACGTGGAATGAAGAAAGCAATGGAAAAAGGGTACAATCCAAGTAAGAATTTTAAAGATATTAATCGTTCGCCTGGTAGGACTCGTTCGGATCTTCCGATGGATGAAATTATTCGTTTGCGAAATAATAACTTAACGTTCGAAGAAATTGCTGCAACTTTAAGAGGTTTTGGATACTCCGTTTCTCGTGCAACTATCCATCGCAGATACAGAGAGTATGTGTCGCTTGAATCCCAGGATTTAAAACGATAA
- a CDS encoding ATP-binding protein, whose product MMFSSENLNHLNSEHSEQQSNNVAKFTYLSTLPEHFSAWVDQHGFDVISVVDLEGHFVYISKSISQVLGYSPEELIGDLVFNYVSPSEHEEIRSKLPLKQEASNRFYASIRNHAGKYVWMEVIIARLLDKEKHVDLYVSVLRDITDKKEAEEMMIRSEKMSVSGQLAAGIAHEIRNPLTSLKGFVKLLQTGHERKEDYFKIMIEEIEKIENITSELLFVAKPMTDDRNEVRLSDMIADVSTLLQPQANLKRIDLQVEMIEDPLLYCDKSQLKQVFINLIKNAIEAMDQAGVIRIKAHTNADKCHIDFVDEGPGIPLSIMHKVKEPFFTTKKEGTGLGLMICNQILEHHHGSLSIFQNTEKSGTTFRVSLPLPLQ is encoded by the coding sequence ATGATGTTCTCCAGTGAGAATCTTAATCATCTGAATTCAGAACATAGTGAGCAACAGTCGAATAATGTAGCTAAATTTACATATCTATCAACTCTCCCAGAACATTTCTCAGCTTGGGTAGATCAACATGGCTTTGATGTTATTTCGGTGGTTGATTTAGAAGGACATTTTGTTTATATATCCAAATCAATCTCCCAAGTTCTCGGATATTCTCCTGAAGAGCTAATAGGTGATTTAGTTTTTAACTATGTATCGCCATCTGAGCATGAAGAAATTCGATCGAAACTTCCTTTGAAACAGGAAGCTTCTAACCGTTTTTATGCAAGTATTCGAAATCATGCAGGGAAATATGTTTGGATGGAAGTAATAATAGCGCGTTTACTGGATAAGGAAAAGCATGTCGATTTATATGTAAGCGTCCTCCGAGATATTACGGACAAGAAAGAAGCGGAGGAAATGATGATTCGTTCGGAAAAGATGTCTGTTTCTGGACAATTGGCTGCAGGAATTGCACATGAAATTAGAAATCCGTTAACATCATTAAAAGGATTTGTAAAGCTACTCCAGACTGGCCATGAAAGAAAAGAAGATTATTTTAAAATTATGATAGAAGAGATTGAAAAAATAGAGAACATTACATCCGAGCTGTTGTTTGTTGCCAAACCAATGACGGATGACCGAAATGAAGTGCGTTTGTCTGATATGATTGCGGATGTCAGTACGCTGTTACAACCTCAAGCTAACTTGAAGAGAATCGACCTTCAAGTGGAGATGATAGAAGATCCTCTTTTATACTGTGACAAGTCACAATTGAAACAAGTATTTATAAACTTAATCAAAAATGCGATTGAAGCAATGGACCAAGCTGGTGTTATCCGTATTAAAGCTCATACTAATGCGGATAAATGCCATATTGATTTTGTTGATGAAGGTCCGGGTATTCCTTTAAGTATTATGCACAAAGTAAAGGAACCCTTTTTTACTACAAAAAAAGAGGGTACTGGTTTAGGACTAATGATATGTAACCAAATATTAGAGCATCATCATGGAAGTCTTTCTATATTCCAAAATACCGAAAAAAGTGGAACCACATTCCGAGTTTCACTTCCACTTCCTCTTCAATAG
- a CDS encoding CcdC family protein, with translation MFWAIASTVVGAAMATSMIFVRLKASKKPTNAVRIILPPLFMSTGAFMFVVPMFRVEWSQVLEAICVGVLFSILLIRSSQFQIKDNDIYLVPSKQFAFILIGLLIVRIILKLIVGHTISVGETSGMFFLLAFGMIVSWRIAMLVKYSRIKKTLDKSKQKIPLSD, from the coding sequence ATGTTTTGGGCAATTGCATCAACAGTCGTAGGCGCTGCCATGGCAACATCCATGATATTTGTTCGTTTGAAAGCCTCTAAAAAGCCGACAAATGCAGTGCGAATTATATTACCTCCACTCTTTATGAGTACTGGCGCATTTATGTTTGTTGTTCCAATGTTCCGAGTAGAGTGGTCACAAGTATTAGAAGCTATTTGTGTTGGGGTCTTATTTTCTATTTTATTGATTCGATCCTCCCAATTCCAAATTAAAGATAATGATATTTATCTAGTTCCGTCTAAACAATTTGCCTTTATCTTAATTGGATTATTAATTGTTCGTATTATTTTAAAGTTAATCGTTGGACATACAATATCCGTTGGAGAGACAAGTGGCATGTTTTTTTTACTAGCTTTCGGAATGATTGTATCTTGGAGAATAGCGATGCTCGTGAAGTATTCTAGGATTAAAAAAACATTAGATAAATCAAAGCAAAAAATACCACTATCTGATTAA
- the tkt gene encoding transketolase has translation MVNNTKQLSINTIRTLSIDAIEHANSGHPGLPMGAAPMAYTLWTEFMNHNPKHSKWFNRDRFVLSAGHGSMLLYSLLHLSGYDVSINDLKEFRQWGSKTPGHPEVHHTDGVEATTGPLGQGIAMSVGMAMAEKHLAAKYNKGDFSIVDHFTYAIVSDGDLMEGISHEAASLAGHLQLGKLIALYDSNDISLDGELNKSFSENVEERFKAYGWQVIRVEDGNDVDAIAAAIKEGQANLEQPTLIEVKTIIGYGSPNKSASSASHGAPLGGDEAKLTKEFYQWPHEDFHVPNEVYADFKEKIVDRGSKEEEKWNSLLEGYKKEYPELAKELETAMAGDLPKGWDKDLPTYEVGSALATRASSGEVLNGIAKSIPYFFGGSADLAGSNKTTIKDASDFSRIDPAGRNIWFGVREFAMAAALNGMALHGGLKVFGGTFFVFSDYLRPAVRLSSIMNMPVTYVLTHDSIAVGEDGPTHEPVEQLASLRAMPNLSVIRPADGNETQAAWRLALESKETPTALVLTRQDLPTLEGTKENAYEGVKKGAYVISKSSKETPDAILLATGSEVQLAIEAQKALLEKGIDVSVVSMPSWDRFEKQSAEYKESVLPSAVTKRLAIEMASPFGWERYTGLAGKVLGISTFGASAKGEKVIEEYGFTVDNVVKHVEAL, from the coding sequence ATGGTAAACAATACAAAACAACTATCCATCAACACGATCCGAACATTGTCTATTGATGCGATTGAACACGCGAACTCTGGCCACCCGGGTCTGCCGATGGGGGCTGCTCCAATGGCTTATACGTTATGGACAGAGTTTATGAACCATAATCCTAAGCATTCGAAATGGTTTAACCGTGACCGATTTGTTTTATCAGCTGGTCATGGCTCTATGCTTCTTTATAGCCTACTTCATCTTTCTGGTTATGATGTATCAATTAATGATTTAAAAGAATTTCGTCAATGGGGTTCTAAAACACCTGGTCATCCAGAAGTTCATCACACAGATGGAGTAGAGGCTACGACAGGTCCACTTGGACAAGGTATTGCGATGTCTGTTGGAATGGCAATGGCGGAAAAACACCTTGCTGCTAAATACAATAAAGGTGATTTTTCAATAGTGGATCATTTTACCTACGCAATTGTTAGTGATGGGGATTTAATGGAAGGTATTTCCCACGAGGCTGCATCTCTAGCAGGTCATTTGCAATTAGGAAAGCTAATTGCACTTTACGATTCCAACGATATTTCATTAGATGGAGAGCTGAATAAATCCTTCTCTGAAAATGTAGAGGAACGATTTAAGGCATATGGTTGGCAAGTTATCCGTGTTGAGGATGGAAATGATGTAGATGCGATTGCAGCAGCAATTAAAGAAGGACAAGCAAATCTAGAACAACCAACTTTAATTGAAGTTAAAACAATTATTGGATATGGGTCTCCAAATAAATCAGCTTCTTCCGCATCTCATGGTGCACCATTAGGTGGAGATGAGGCGAAGTTAACAAAAGAATTTTATCAGTGGCCACATGAGGACTTCCATGTACCAAATGAAGTGTACGCTGATTTCAAAGAGAAAATCGTAGATCGTGGAAGTAAAGAAGAAGAGAAATGGAATAGCTTATTAGAAGGCTATAAAAAAGAATATCCTGAATTGGCGAAGGAATTAGAAACCGCCATGGCTGGAGATCTTCCGAAAGGTTGGGACAAAGACCTACCAACTTATGAGGTAGGCTCAGCATTAGCAACGCGTGCTTCTTCTGGAGAAGTATTAAACGGTATAGCGAAATCTATCCCATACTTTTTCGGTGGTAGTGCAGACTTAGCTGGCTCTAACAAAACAACAATTAAGGATGCTAGTGATTTTTCAAGAATAGATCCAGCTGGTCGAAACATTTGGTTTGGAGTACGTGAATTTGCGATGGCAGCAGCTTTAAATGGAATGGCTCTTCACGGTGGCTTGAAGGTATTCGGTGGAACATTCTTCGTATTCAGCGATTACCTACGCCCAGCGGTGCGTTTATCTTCCATTATGAATATGCCAGTCACTTACGTGTTGACGCATGATTCCATTGCGGTTGGAGAAGACGGCCCAACGCATGAACCGGTGGAACAACTAGCTTCTTTACGTGCAATGCCAAACCTTTCCGTAATACGCCCTGCGGATGGTAATGAAACACAAGCAGCATGGCGCTTGGCTCTTGAATCGAAAGAAACACCGACTGCGTTAGTGTTAACAAGACAAGACCTTCCTACATTAGAAGGTACGAAAGAAAATGCATATGAGGGTGTTAAAAAAGGTGCATACGTGATTAGCAAGTCTTCTAAAGAAACGCCGGATGCTATTCTACTAGCAACTGGTTCTGAGGTACAGCTAGCGATTGAAGCACAAAAAGCGTTATTGGAGAAAGGAATCGATGTTTCGGTCGTAAGCATGCCTTCTTGGGATCGTTTCGAGAAGCAATCTGCAGAATATAAAGAGAGTGTTCTTCCTTCTGCTGTTACTAAACGTCTAGCGATTGAAATGGCTTCTCCATTTGGTTGGGAAAGATACACAGGATTGGCAGGAAAGGTTCTTGGTATTTCTACTTTTGGTGCTTCTGCAAAAGGAGAAAAAGTTATTGAGGAATACGGCTTTACGGTCGATAATGTGGTCAAGCATGTAGAAGCTTTATAA
- a CDS encoding response regulator: MANVLIVDDAKFMRLTLSNVLKELNHTVVGEAENGNQAVELYKSSKPDLVLMDITMPEKTGIEALREIKQMDSSAKVVMCSAMGQQQLVVEAIELGAKDFIVKPFDDNRVKEAIERVLG, from the coding sequence GTGGCAAACGTACTGATCGTAGATGATGCAAAATTCATGCGGTTAACTCTATCTAATGTTCTAAAAGAGTTAAACCATACAGTAGTTGGAGAAGCAGAGAATGGAAATCAGGCTGTAGAATTGTACAAATCTTCTAAACCTGATTTAGTGTTAATGGACATTACTATGCCAGAAAAAACCGGTATTGAAGCACTTCGAGAGATAAAGCAAATGGACTCTAGTGCGAAAGTCGTTATGTGTTCTGCTATGGGTCAACAACAATTAGTCGTAGAAGCCATTGAATTAGGAGCGAAAGATTTTATTGTTAAACCATTTGACGATAATCGTGTGAAGGAAGCAATTGAACGAGTTCTAGGATAA
- the tlp gene encoding small acid-soluble spore protein Tlp: protein MAFHNKPNPDDRSDNIEKLKSNIQNTIENLEEAHESMRFSNEQEKENIRAKNARREESIEAMRNEIKDEYRDQHQDH from the coding sequence TTGGCATTCCACAATAAACCAAATCCAGATGATCGTTCCGATAATATTGAAAAGCTAAAAAGCAATATTCAGAACACGATAGAAAATTTGGAAGAGGCACACGAGTCTATGCGCTTTTCAAATGAGCAAGAAAAGGAAAATATTAGAGCTAAAAATGCGCGCCGTGAGGAGTCCATTGAAGCCATGAGGAATGAAATTAAAGACGAATATCGTGATCAACATCAAGATCACTAA
- a CDS encoding small acid-soluble spore protein P, which translates to MSKKKQDKGGQPEPLSGSKKVKNRQHSRQNKAGTQSL; encoded by the coding sequence ATGTCTAAAAAGAAACAAGATAAAGGCGGACAACCAGAGCCTCTAAGTGGATCCAAAAAAGTGAAAAACAGACAGCACAGCAGACAAAATAAAGCTGGTACTCAGAGTCTTTAA
- the lexA gene encoding transcriptional repressor LexA, with translation MTKLSKRQQAILEYIKEQVLDKGYPPSVREIGEAVGLASSSTVHGHLSRLEKKGFIRRDPTKPRAIEVLNIDGDSSVPTHEAVFAPVIGKVTAGLPITAVENIEEYVPLPPTIASSGENIFVLVIEGESMIEAGILDGDMVIIKQQQTAQNGEIVVAMTEDEEATVKRFFKERDHIRLQPENSTMEPLIYQNVMILGKVIGLYRDIH, from the coding sequence ATGACAAAACTATCAAAACGTCAACAAGCAATTTTAGAATACATAAAAGAACAAGTACTAGATAAAGGCTATCCCCCTTCCGTAAGAGAAATTGGTGAAGCAGTTGGGCTAGCATCGAGCTCTACCGTACACGGTCATCTATCTCGCCTTGAGAAAAAGGGATTTATAAGAAGAGACCCAACGAAGCCTCGTGCGATAGAAGTACTTAACATAGATGGCGATTCATCTGTCCCAACGCATGAAGCTGTCTTTGCTCCAGTCATTGGTAAAGTAACGGCTGGTTTACCAATAACCGCTGTCGAGAACATTGAAGAATATGTTCCACTGCCGCCTACCATTGCTAGTTCAGGAGAAAACATCTTTGTTCTAGTAATTGAAGGAGAAAGTATGATTGAAGCAGGAATATTGGATGGAGATATGGTGATCATAAAGCAACAACAAACCGCACAAAACGGAGAAATCGTTGTAGCTATGACAGAAGATGAAGAAGCGACTGTAAAACGTTTCTTTAAAGAACGGGATCATATCCGCCTTCAACCTGAGAATTCTACTATGGAACCATTAATCTACCAAAATGTAATGATTCTAGGAAAAGTAATCGGACTCTATCGAGACATTCACTAA
- a CDS encoding DUF896 domain-containing protein has translation MISKEKLNRINALAKKAKQDGLTAEEKKEQQTLREEYLKNVRKSFTNQFKNMTIVDPNGDDVTPEKVKALKNNSKKLH, from the coding sequence ATGATTTCAAAGGAAAAGCTTAATCGTATAAATGCTTTAGCGAAAAAAGCGAAACAAGATGGGTTGACCGCTGAAGAAAAGAAAGAACAACAAACGCTTCGTGAGGAATATTTAAAGAATGTTAGAAAGTCATTCACCAATCAATTTAAAAATATGACGATTGTAGATCCGAATGGCGACGATGTAACACCTGAAAAAGTTAAAGCTTTAAAAAATAACTCCAAAAAGCTTCATTAG
- a CDS encoding redoxin domain-containing protein: protein MFKKIIAGTCMLGLVIALGFTIWNANESDVKSSTNTMQDLNSRGEGAGIVSSNAPEALAIGELTPDFSLENLQGDTTTLSQYQGKLVFLNFWATWCDYCKEEMPIMEVVQKKYEEDVHIIALNALNSELNGVDKVKNYIEQGGYTFEVLLDKEGSVVNQYQVVGLPTTFVLDKEGKLIETKMGPMTEEYMTNIIKENL, encoded by the coding sequence ATGTTTAAAAAGATCATCGCTGGAACATGTATGCTCGGCTTAGTCATAGCACTTGGATTTACTATATGGAATGCCAATGAGTCTGATGTAAAATCATCCACCAATACGATGCAAGATTTGAATAGTCGAGGAGAAGGGGCTGGAATTGTGTCCTCCAATGCACCAGAAGCACTTGCGATTGGTGAACTAACTCCAGATTTCTCTTTAGAAAATCTGCAAGGGGATACAACCACTCTTTCACAATATCAGGGGAAGCTTGTGTTTTTGAATTTTTGGGCTACGTGGTGTGATTATTGTAAAGAAGAAATGCCAATCATGGAAGTCGTTCAAAAAAAATATGAGGAAGATGTTCATATCATTGCATTAAATGCTTTAAATTCGGAGTTAAATGGTGTAGATAAAGTCAAGAATTATATTGAACAAGGCGGTTACACATTCGAAGTATTGTTAGATAAAGAAGGTTCTGTTGTTAATCAGTATCAAGTAGTCGGATTACCTACAACCTTTGTCCTTGATAAAGAAGGCAAATTAATTGAAACAAAAATGGGACCAATGACGGAAGAATACATGACAAACATCATTAAAGAAAATTTGTAG
- the sirA gene encoding sporulation inhibitor of replication protein SirA, translated as MLEYLIYWIKPEFSSHYFYRSGIMYRFFQEYESSYNDYLQLQFDFVTRRFPIQDVIWLLQKEFPQFQWQRDGSLMRGTFRGKQLSMYASSRRLYVSTEDYQLADQVLFQTLKKYDSSFFVIEKHTSNYGWVAPIKQRKLALSTQLLYSLL; from the coding sequence ATGCTAGAGTATTTGATATATTGGATAAAACCAGAGTTTTCTTCTCATTATTTTTATCGTTCCGGAATCATGTATCGTTTTTTCCAGGAATACGAAAGTTCCTATAATGATTATTTACAGCTGCAATTTGATTTTGTAACACGTCGTTTTCCTATTCAGGACGTCATCTGGTTGCTACAGAAAGAGTTTCCACAATTTCAATGGCAAAGGGATGGGAGCTTGATGCGCGGTACATTTCGAGGGAAACAACTATCCATGTATGCATCATCCCGACGGCTATATGTTTCAACAGAAGATTATCAACTTGCAGATCAAGTTTTGTTCCAAACGTTAAAGAAATATGATTCTTCTTTTTTTGTCATTGAAAAACATACGAGTAATTACGGTTGGGTTGCTCCGATAAAGCAGAGAAAGCTCGCTTTAAGCACTCAACTATTGTATTCTCTACTTTGA
- a CDS encoding DUF2621 family protein, with the protein MSTGFGFFILGWVFILITFMSIGGFFMFRKFLKRLPKEDGKSIIDWEEYYIEKTRHMWGKNELTLLEDLVSPVPELFRDVAKQKIAGKIGEIALQKKTKTITQDILIEGYIRATPKRDHKFLIKKLKERNIDIAPYQALFE; encoded by the coding sequence ATGTCAACTGGTTTCGGGTTTTTTATATTAGGATGGGTTTTCATTCTTATTACATTTATGTCTATCGGTGGATTCTTTATGTTTCGCAAGTTCTTAAAACGACTCCCTAAAGAAGACGGCAAGTCCATCATTGACTGGGAAGAATATTACATAGAAAAGACGAGACACATGTGGGGGAAAAATGAGTTGACATTACTAGAGGATTTAGTCTCCCCAGTTCCAGAATTGTTTCGTGATGTAGCAAAACAAAAGATTGCTGGCAAAATTGGAGAAATTGCCTTACAAAAGAAAACAAAAACGATTACACAGGATATATTGATTGAAGGCTATATACGAGCAACGCCAAAGCGTGATCATAAGTTTTTAATTAAAAAATTGAAAGAAAGAAATATCGACATTGCGCCTTACCAAGCATTATTTGAATAA
- a CDS encoding cytochrome c biogenesis CcdA family protein: MSSDINLFIAFGAGFLSFISPCVLPLYPAFLSYITGMSISEIKEENGMLNRRSIIHTIFFLFGFSSVFVMLGFTTSFISEFLMTWQDAIRQVGAIIIIFFGLVIVGLFNFEFLMKERKIRFKHKPSGYIGSYLVGLAFSMGWSPCMGPILAVVLSLAATKPQLGLIMMISYSLGFSIPFLLLSFFIGRWNWIKRNSTLLVKIGGYVMIFMGVALFFDWMTKLTSFLASWFGFTGF; the protein is encoded by the coding sequence ATGTCTTCTGATATAAACCTTTTTATTGCGTTTGGAGCAGGATTTTTATCGTTTATTTCTCCGTGTGTACTTCCGTTATATCCTGCATTTCTCTCTTACATAACCGGAATGAGCATTAGTGAAATAAAAGAAGAAAATGGCATGCTTAACAGAAGAAGTATTATCCATACCATTTTCTTTTTATTTGGATTTTCAAGTGTGTTTGTTATGCTTGGCTTCACAACTTCTTTTATTTCAGAATTTCTTATGACTTGGCAAGATGCAATTCGTCAGGTCGGAGCAATTATTATTATCTTTTTCGGGTTAGTCATCGTCGGACTATTTAATTTTGAATTTCTAATGAAAGAACGAAAGATTCGATTTAAACATAAACCTTCAGGGTATATTGGATCTTATTTAGTAGGTTTAGCTTTCTCGATGGGATGGTCTCCTTGTATGGGACCCATATTAGCAGTTGTTTTATCCCTTGCAGCAACGAAACCACAATTAGGTCTTATTATGATGATTTCGTATTCGTTAGGGTTCTCCATTCCGTTTCTGCTCCTATCCTTCTTTATTGGGCGATGGAATTGGATCAAGCGAAACAGTACTCTATTAGTGAAAATTGGAGGATACGTGATGATTTTTATGGGAGTAGCTTTGTTTTTTGATTGGATGACAAAACTCACTTCCTTCTTAGCAAGCTGGTTTGGTTTTACAGGTTTTTAG